GCTCTCCGCGGTGGTGGCGGTCTCGATCTACATGATCCGCAACAGCCGTTACGGCTACGCCTGGTTCATGCTCGCCATCACCGCAGTGATCATCGCCGGGGACGCGTCGCTGGAGCCGAGCATGGCGTTTGCCAAGGCGGTCTCGCGCAGCACGGAGGCGGTGGTCGGCATCCTGGTCGTGCTGGTGATCAACGGGCTGCTCTGGCCGCGTACCGGCGGCGCTGTCTATGACCGTGCCTATCGCGAAGCGCTTGCCGGGCTCGCCGAGCAGATGCGCCGGCTCGGCGAGGCGGTGTCGGCCGGTGCGGACGAACGCTTGCCGCAGCCGCCGAAGACACTGCGCGGGGCACCCGTGCGGCTGCGCGAGATCCTTGCGGCCGCGGCACTCGACAGCGGCGGCTTCCGGCGTCTGCGACGCACCTATGAGGCACAGATCGACGGGCTCGCCGCCGTGCTCGGCTCGCTCATGGCCTTCGGCGAGAACCTGCGCTTGGCCGCCGAGGGCGAGCGGGCCTTTCTGAGTACCCCGCACCGGATGGCCTTAAGCAGTGCGCTTCTCGAGCTCGCGGCCGCCGTCGAGGCGATCGAGCAGGACCCCGGCGCCCTCGCCGAGCAGCCTCCGGCAGACGCCTTGTCCGCTGCGCGACAGTACCTCGGTCGTCTGAGTGCGGATCCCGGTCAGGAGCCGGAAGCGGTCGCCGAGAGCGCCCTGCTGCACGCGACCTCTTTTGCCTTGAACGGATTGATCGCGCGTGTGGAGGGCCTTGCGGATGGGGCCGTCGCCTTGGCCGCCGGGCGCTCGCTTCCGGCCTCCGCGTTGGCCGTGGAGGTGCGCGGGCCGCTTGGCGAGCGGCTGGCCCGCGGCCTGCCCAATGCCCTGGTCGCCGCTGCCGGGTTCTGGTTGATGGCCTTGCTGTGGATCGAGCTTCAATGGCCTCCGTTCGGCGTCATCGGGTTGACCATGGTCATCGTGGTCATCGGTGTCGAGACCTTGGCGAATGTCCCCGTTCATAGGCGGGCGCGCCGGCTCGCGATCGGCGGGGTGGCGGGGACATTGCTGACGGCGCCCGTCTACTTCGCGGTGATGCCGCAGTTGGACGGCTTTCTCACGCTCTCGCTCGTGCTCTTCGTCTTCTACTACCCGATCCTCTATTTCTTCCACGCCTTGCCGCCGCCGCACAATCTCTTTTTCTTGGGCGCGGGTCTCATGGCGATCCTGATGGTCCAGCTCGAGCCGACGCAGACCTACAGCGTCGTCGGCTACCTTGGACTCTCGCTCAGTATCCTGACAGGCTTCATCGTCGGCATCACCCTGCTCGGCATCGTCGGGGGCAGATCGCCTCGAGAGCATTTGCGCCTGACGCTGAAGGATCTGCTCGCGACGCTCGACCGCACACTCGGCGATCTGGCCGATCGCAATCGCCCCGATTTCGCCGCAGCGCTCGCGCGCCACGAGCAGCGTCTGCGCGCCCAGCTCCAGTCACTGGCCGAGATCGTCCCGATGGCCTACGCGGCGCATACGCTGGCCAACGACCGGGAGCGGATCGATGCGCTGCTGGAGGCGGTGGAGACATTGCTGATCCGTATGGGTGCGCTCCAGCGGGCGCGTGCCCGATGGCGCGAGGAGTGCGGTGCCGACCGAGAGAACAACTGCCCGCGAACGGACTTCGGTCGGCACTGGCGGGAGGCATTCCAGGTCACCCTGCGCGAACTCCTGCGCAAGCTCGATCAACCGCGTCACTCGGTCAGTCTCGCCGCGCTCGATGCCAATCGCGACCTCGCCTTGTCCGAGGTCGCGCGCGTCGACGCCCTGCGCCGGGGCGGCGATCCGCCGCCGGGCGCCGTCTATATCCTCGGGATCGCGGGTCACTACATCGGGGTTGCGCGTGGGCTACGGACGTTCGCCGAGGCGCTCCAAGCGATCGACTGGGCGGCTTGGCGGTTACCTCGCTTCTAAGGAACGATTCAAAAACAACCGAAGCACGTAGTCAGCGGGCGATCTGGCCGGCACGACGTGCGGCAAGCGCAACGAACAGATAGGCCCATCCGTTGAAAATCAGCTCGATGGCGACGAAGAGGCCGATGACCCACATGCCGGACATCGGCCACTTGGCGATGATCATGGCGCCGAGCGCAATCGAGATCAGGCCGGACAACACGAGCCAGCCCCATCCACTCTGCCCTCGATGTTGCAAGGACATGATGACGCGCGATACGCCGACGGCGATCAGCACGGCAGCGAGCGCCAGGGTCAAGGTTCCGGAAGCGAGAATGGGGTCGACGACGATGAGCAGTCCGCCGGCGATGTAGAGCAGTGCAATCAAGATGTGCCAGAGTGCGCCCTTCCAACCTTGGCACTTGAAGGCGTCGACCAGCTGAAAGGTGCCGCCGACGATCAGCAGTGCCCCGAAGAAGACGACGCTCACGAGCGTGAGTCCGAACGTCATCCCCAGTCCCACGGTGCCGAGGATGATGGAGAGGATACCGAATGCGAGAAGCCATCCCCAGTTGCGGCTCAAATCGCCGAACACGGGGTGCTGCGCGACGGGTGTATTCTGGTCGTTCGCCATGCGTGATCTCCTATAATGGCACTTGGCTCGGTCGGCTGTGTCCAAACCGGTGAAGGCGTCGGATCGCGGTCATGGCCGGTCCGGGGCCGCCGTAAAAGCATACGCCGGTTCGGCCTATCGGCCTATGACGATGACACGTACGCATGTCCGATCCGGACCTTGCAGCCCAGCTCGATTTTCAAGTGCACAGGAGGTTCTTCCCGCATGGTTTCTCACTACAACATCATCATCGTCCCGGTGGACGGTTCTGAAGGCGCCGCGCGCGCTGCCTTGTTCGCCGCCGATTTGGCGCGTGCCACGGGATCCCCGATCCAGCTGCTGCATGTGTTCTCCCCGACCAGCAACGAGCTGATGGGGATGGCGCATCTGCCGCGCACGCAGATCGAATCGATCAGTCACGAAGCGGCCAGTATCGCCTTTGCCAAGGCGCGGGAGGCGATCGGCAAAGCCGACGATCTGACGATCGAAGAGAAGGGTGTCTGGGGTGAGCCGCGCGAGGAGATCGTTGCCGCTGCGGAGGCCGCCGACGCCATGATCGTGATGGGCCGCCGGGGTCTCGGCAAGATGCAGAAATTGATCATCGGCAGCGTCTCGGATGCGGTGATCCGCACGGCGCATCGGCCGGTCACCGTCGTGAGCTGAGCCTTCGGCCTTCGGCCTCCTGCCTCCAGCCTCCTGCCTCCAGCCTCCTGCCTCCAGCCTCCAGCCTCCAGCGAAGCCTAATCGAAGCCGGTGGCTGGAGGCCGGCGGCAGGAGGCAGCACGCTGCCGCGCGACGCGCTCAGACAGCGTAACGCAATACCGCCGCCAGCGCCTTGCCATCCGGGATGTCCTGCGCGCGCACGCTCAGGACTTCGCCGCCGGACACGAGGACCCGGCGCGCGATCTCGTCGATGACCCCATAGGTGTCGGCGCTCGCGGCGTCCGCGAAGGTAACGGCGCCGTCCGTGTCGTCGACCGTGCCGTTCACCACCTGATCCATGTCCACCAGCAGGCTCTGGACGGCGCCGAAGGTTGCCGCGCGTGCGGTGCGGGCGATGTCGGTCGTGGCGCGATCCTCGTTGACGCGCTGTTGGTAGAGCGCGTTCCAGTCGGCGATTTGCTTGGCGTACAGCGCGTCCAGGATGGGGCGCGCCGCGGTGGCCAGCTCTGCTTCGGAGAGGCGCTCCGGATTGCCTTCGATGCCTTCTGCGACTAGGTGCGGATAGGTGTTGACCGAGCGATAGATGGCGCCGAGGCTCTCGACCGAGGCCAGGATCAAGGGGGCCGAGCTGCCGGCCAGGAGTCCGCGCAGCGCACTGTCGACCTTGCGTGCGTACTGCCGCAGCCGAACCTTTTTGCCCTCCGATCCGCCGATGCGCCCGCTATAGGAGCGGGTGGCGATGCTCGCCTCGCCGACCGACGAGGCGGCGTCCGTCGGCAGATCCGCGACCTTCACCTCGCTCGCGGGCAGGTCCGCCGAGACCTCGATCAAACGCACGCCCCCGTCGGCCAGAGCCAGGACGTAGCCGGCGTTGCAGAAGTTCACCGAGCGTAGCAGCGGTTTCATATGAAAGCGGTCGGAGACCTTGACCAATGGCGCCAGCGCATTGGGAACGCGGAAGGTGCGCAGATTGTCCGGGGTAGCGAAGACCACCAGGCCGTGGGCCTGGAAACGCCAAAACTCGTCGTCCTCGACGAGATCGTCCAATTCCTCGATCAGATCCTTGACGCGCCGCTTGTCCGCGCCTACCGCCTCCAACTGTGTTTGTGCCTCCTTGGTCAGATTCTTGAGTAGGATGCGATCCGCGTCCGACTCGGTGCTGATCGGCGTGGTGGGCAGGATGATGGACACCGCGATGTCGTTGCGCTGGGTCGCGAGGTCGGCGAGCTCGTCGGCGGTGGGAAGATCGAGATAGAGCATGCGTGGTCTCTCCAGTGGTGATGGCCGGCGGCGGTGTCGACGCCGGTCCAGTATACGAATGCGTAAGGACGGAAAGAGCGGTCGCTTCGGCGGACCGCCCGGTCAGGCGTCGTCGACCAGATGTTCGGGGCGCGGCAGGTCGACCTGCGTCGCGGGCTCGGCACCGGAGCGGCGGTTCAGCGCAAAGTCCCGCATGGCCGCAGCACCCGAGAGGTTGTAGACCTCCGCGAAACCGTGCTGCGCCAGGATGCGCACGGCGGCATAGGCGCGCTGCCCGCCGCGGCAAGAGACCACCGTGGGTCGGGCGGGGTCGAGCTCGCCGAGCCGGTCGCGCAGATCGTCGAGTCGGATGTGCTTGGCGTGGGGTACGTCGCACAGCGGAAGCTCCTCGAGCTCCGCCGCCTCGCGGACATCCACGACCTGGAAGGCGGAGAGATCCGCGTCCGGCTGGATCAGCGGAGCGAGCCCGTCGAGATCGTTCTGTGCGACGAAGGCGACCATGTGAAGCGGGTCTTTGGCCGAGCCGAAGGGCGGTGCGTAGGCGAGATCCAGCGCCCCGAGATCCTCGATCGTGCCCTTGAAGTGGATCAGGGTCGCGACGATGTCGAGCCGCTTGTCCACACCCGCAGCGCCGACGACCTGTGCGCCGAGCACGCGTCCCGTGCCCGTCTCGTAGACCAGCTTGATGCCGATCGGCGCAGCCCCCGGATAGTAGCTCGCATGATGGAAGGAGACGATATGCACCGCGCGCGCATCGAATCCGGCCTGCCGCGCCGCGTGCAGCGAGAGACCTGCAATCCCGGCGGCGTATCCGAAGACGCGCACGACCGAGGTGCTCCAAGCCGCCGGGGCCGGGCGCGAGGCACCCGTCGCGGCATGTTCTCCGGCCAGCCGGCCGGTGCGGTTGGCGATACCGGCCAGCGGGACCCGCATGCGCTCTCCGGTCGGACCGAACGCATATTCGGCGGCATCCCCGACCGCGTAGATGTCCGGGTCCGAGGTGCGCATGTACGCGTCGGTCGCGATGCCGCCGCTGGCCCCGATGGTTAGACCGGCATCCACCGCGAGACCGACGTTCGGGCGCACGCCGATGCACATCAGGACCAGGTCCGCCGGCACATGAGTCCCGTCGGCGAGGGTCACGCCGGTGACGGCCCCGTCGGTCTCTTCGATCGCGGCAACACCGCGGCCGAGCTCGAGTCGGACCCCGTTGCGCTCGCTCTCCCGGTGGAGCGGCTCGGCGATCTCCCGATCGAAGAAGGGCATGACCTGGTCCTGCAGCTCCACGACCGTGACCTTCAGACCCCGATGAACGAACTGTTCCGCCACCTCGAGACCGATATAGCCTGCACCGACCACGACGGCCTCTTTCGCATGCACCATCCCGGCGATGATTCGGTCCATGTCTACGATATTGCGCAGGCTGAAGACGCCTTGTGCCGTTGCACCCGGGATGGGCGGCATGATCGGCGCTGCGCCGGGGGAGAGGATCAGCTTGTCGTAGCCCTCCCCGTACTGCTCGCCGGTGTCGAGATTCTTGACCAGCACCCGCTTGGTCTGCCGATGGATGGCGAGCACCTCATGGCGAATGCGTGCGTCGATGAGAAACCGGTCGCGAAACAGCTCCGGCGTCGCGACCAGGAGCTGCGCGCGGTCGCTGATCTCTCCGCCGATGAAATAGGGGAGGCCGCAGTTCGCGAAGGACACATAGGGGTCGCGCTCGAACATGATGATCCGGGCATGCTCGTTGACGCGGCGGGCCCGCGCCGCCGCCGATGCGCCGCCCGCGACACCGCCGACGATGAGGATCTTCGGGGCGTCGTGCGCTTGTGTCGTGGATGTCACTGCTGCGTTCTCCGTCGTGGTCGAGGCAGTAAACCCCTATTCGATCAAGGGGACATCGTGTCGATGCCGACTGCGGGATCTTACCGGAAACCCAGGTCGAGTGCCGGTTGCTCGCGCGCGATGATTCGCGCCGGGCGCAGCGCAAGCCGGGCGTTCCCGCGGACCTTGCCGCCGATCAGTTGATGCTGGCACCTTGGATCCAACTCGAGATGCCTCTCACGGAGAGTTTCTGGAAACTGATTGGTGCTCGGCTCGTGGACACCACGACCTTGTCGGTCGTCCGCCCGGTCGTTGCCGGCGGTCGCGAGGATCGTGTCGGGCGGGGCGATCGTGGTCATGACGGAGCACGATGCGAGGCGAGACGCGCTCGCAGACCGCGGGCGCCGCGCAGCGCCCGTTCGCGACCTTCCCAAAGCCAGAGCGGTGGACCGGCGCGGCGATGCAGCAGCCGGAAGTGTAATGTCGGCGTTGCGCCGAGATAGTCCTTGAATCGGCCGAGGGAGGTGGTCGGTGATCCGCCGAAGTTGATCCACTGCCAGGGCGCGGCGTCAACCGCCGCGCCGATGCTCGGGGGCGCCAGCGCCTCAGCCACCGACCAGTACAGCGCGGGGATGGTGCCGAGCCCGACAGTCTCGGCGTCGAAGCCGGCGCGCCACAGGTAGGTCTCCCGGTCCTCGCGGCTCAGCAAGACCAGCACGCTCGCCCGCCGTTTGCCGGCGCCGTCACGGGCCGCATACAGGCGCGCCCCGTCGTGCGCCTGCAGCCAGGCAATCCGCGTCTGCAACACCTCGGCCCAATGCCGGGTCGGCGCTTGACCGAAGCGCAGCACCACTTGGCGGTGCAGGTCGATGAAGGCCGTTACGGCGTCCGCTTCGCGGTCTTCGGCCAGGTGCAGTTGCTCCGAGGCACGCCGGATCTCGCGTCGCTTGTCCCGGTTCATCGCGGTCCACACGTCCGGCAGTTCGAGGAGCGGCCAGCGGTGGGTATAGACCGGCACCAAGGTAAAGGGTCCGCGCAGCAGGGCCCGTAGGTCCTGGAGCGATGGATGGGTCTCGGCGACGATCAGATCGATCCGCGCCGCCACCGCCGCGGCCAGCGCCGCCAATGCGTCGTAGCGCGCGCTGGCCTGGCGAACCGCGCCGGAATCAAGGTCTGCGGCGAGGATCGGGCCGGCATAGAAGAACTCGAAGTGATGGCTGATGGCGCCGCCGCAGCAGGGTCGCACCGGCAAGGCCCAGCCCGCCTGCAGCCGCCCGACGCCCTCGCGCAACGCAAAGCGCAGCACCTGCAAGCGTGCCCCGTCGGTTTCCGCCAGCATCCGCAGCCAATCGCTGCGCAAAAAGGCAGACCCTTGCGGCGAATCCTGCACGAGCGCATCCCAATCCGCATCGAGCGCGGGCGTCAGCGCATCGCAAATGACCTCCGGCATAAGCTCCTCCTGAACGCGCGTCTGTTTCGCGCTTGCGCGATGTCCAAGGATCCATCAAAACGGAAACAGCCAACGCACCAGGGCAACCGACACCGCCATCACGATGACGACGAAGGGCAGGCCGACGCGCAGATAGTCGACGAAGCGATAGTTGCCGGCGGTTGCGACCATCGCGTTGGGCGGGGCGATCAAGGTCGCGCTGTCGATCAGCAGGATGTCGCCCGCGGCGATCTCGGTGGTCGGATCCGGGCCGATGAGACAGGTGCGCAAAGGCCGACTGCGCTCCACGGCGAGGACCGCCAGCTCGGTATGGCCCGGCAGGGCGAGCGCGCCGAGCGGTTGGCCGACGAGCGGGGAGCCCTCGCGCACCCGCACACGCAGCTCCCGCTCGGCCAAGCGATAGGTCTCGACC
The sequence above is drawn from the Thiocapsa rosea genome and encodes:
- a CDS encoding FUSC family protein; translated protein: MPPIARTWNPAAALNALKTTLGVIVAWGIVLWQQLPDPFLAPIAVLFLQTPYLGASLHKGLMRVLGTLAGALLVLVLLAFLIQDRWALIGALSAVVAVSIYMIRNSRYGYAWFMLAITAVIIAGDASLEPSMAFAKAVSRSTEAVVGILVVLVINGLLWPRTGGAVYDRAYREALAGLAEQMRRLGEAVSAGADERLPQPPKTLRGAPVRLREILAAAALDSGGFRRLRRTYEAQIDGLAAVLGSLMAFGENLRLAAEGERAFLSTPHRMALSSALLELAAAVEAIEQDPGALAEQPPADALSAARQYLGRLSADPGQEPEAVAESALLHATSFALNGLIARVEGLADGAVALAAGRSLPASALAVEVRGPLGERLARGLPNALVAAAGFWLMALLWIELQWPPFGVIGLTMVIVVIGVETLANVPVHRRARRLAIGGVAGTLLTAPVYFAVMPQLDGFLTLSLVLFVFYYPILYFFHALPPPHNLFFLGAGLMAILMVQLEPTQTYSVVGYLGLSLSILTGFIVGITLLGIVGGRSPREHLRLTLKDLLATLDRTLGDLADRNRPDFAAALARHEQRLRAQLQSLAEIVPMAYAAHTLANDRERIDALLEAVETLLIRMGALQRARARWREECGADRENNCPRTDFGRHWREAFQVTLRELLRKLDQPRHSVSLAALDANRDLALSEVARVDALRRGGDPPPGAVYILGIAGHYIGVARGLRTFAEALQAIDWAAWRLPRF
- a CDS encoding HdeD family acid-resistance protein — its product is MANDQNTPVAQHPVFGDLSRNWGWLLAFGILSIILGTVGLGMTFGLTLVSVVFFGALLIVGGTFQLVDAFKCQGWKGALWHILIALLYIAGGLLIVVDPILASGTLTLALAAVLIAVGVSRVIMSLQHRGQSGWGWLVLSGLISIALGAMIIAKWPMSGMWVIGLFVAIELIFNGWAYLFVALAARRAGQIAR
- a CDS encoding universal stress protein — translated: MALGSVGCVQTGEGVGSRSWPVRGRRKSIRRFGLSAYDDDTYACPIRTLQPSSIFKCTGGSSRMVSHYNIIIVPVDGSEGAARAALFAADLARATGSPIQLLHVFSPTSNELMGMAHLPRTQIESISHEAASIAFAKAREAIGKADDLTIEEKGVWGEPREEIVAAAEAADAMIVMGRRGLGKMQKLIIGSVSDAVIRTAHRPVTVVS
- a CDS encoding FAD-dependent oxidoreductase, with product MTSTTQAHDAPKILIVGGVAGGASAAARARRVNEHARIIMFERDPYVSFANCGLPYFIGGEISDRAQLLVATPELFRDRFLIDARIRHEVLAIHRQTKRVLVKNLDTGEQYGEGYDKLILSPGAAPIMPPIPGATAQGVFSLRNIVDMDRIIAGMVHAKEAVVVGAGYIGLEVAEQFVHRGLKVTVVELQDQVMPFFDREIAEPLHRESERNGVRLELGRGVAAIEETDGAVTGVTLADGTHVPADLVLMCIGVRPNVGLAVDAGLTIGASGGIATDAYMRTSDPDIYAVGDAAEYAFGPTGERMRVPLAGIANRTGRLAGEHAATGASRPAPAAWSTSVVRVFGYAAGIAGLSLHAARQAGFDARAVHIVSFHHASYYPGAAPIGIKLVYETGTGRVLGAQVVGAAGVDKRLDIVATLIHFKGTIEDLGALDLAYAPPFGSAKDPLHMVAFVAQNDLDGLAPLIQPDADLSAFQVVDVREAAELEELPLCDVPHAKHIRLDDLRDRLGELDPARPTVVSCRGGQRAYAAVRILAQHGFAEVYNLSGAAAMRDFALNRRSGAEPATQVDLPRPEHLVDDA
- a CDS encoding GNAT family N-acetyltransferase; the encoded protein is MPEVICDALTPALDADWDALVQDSPQGSAFLRSDWLRMLAETDGARLQVLRFALREGVGRLQAGWALPVRPCCGGAISHHFEFFYAGPILAADLDSGAVRQASARYDALAALAAAVAARIDLIVAETHPSLQDLRALLRGPFTLVPVYTHRWPLLELPDVWTAMNRDKRREIRRASEQLHLAEDREADAVTAFIDLHRQVVLRFGQAPTRHWAEVLQTRIAWLQAHDGARLYAARDGAGKRRASVLVLLSREDRETYLWRAGFDAETVGLGTIPALYWSVAEALAPPSIGAAVDAAPWQWINFGGSPTTSLGRFKDYLGATPTLHFRLLHRRAGPPLWLWEGRERALRGARGLRARLASHRAPS
- a CDS encoding TrkA C-terminal domain-containing protein, yielding MMFARRWLGRDRAEGQRTGGRPSLTDWVETYRLAERELRVRVREGSPLVGQPLGALALPGHTELAVLAVERSRPLRTCLIGPDPTTEIAAGDILLIDSATLIAPPNAMVATAGNYRFVDYLRVGLPFVVIVMAVSVALVRWLFPF